Proteins from one Candidatus Sulfotelmatobacter sp. genomic window:
- a CDS encoding nitrate/sulfonate/bicarbonate ABC transporter ATP-binding protein translates to MSTEALITVEDVFKRFPLPEGKGEFTVLDAVDVTVHRGEVVALLGRSGSGKSTLLRIMAGLIPPSTGEVRNGAQPLRGPNPDVGMVFQSFALLPWLTVIENVELGLEARGTGRTERTKRALRAIDLVGLDGFESAYPRELSGGMKQRVGFARALVVEPKVLFLDEPFSALDVLTAENLRGEIDDLWNAGTFPAQAILIVTHNIEEAVFLADRVVVLGANPGRVRGEVTVDIPRPHNRTRPRFKELVDRLYEVMTNPSLDMTRAWQPAQAEETPAPPRSPYARPLPHVRVGTISGLLELLVEAGEGEHEIARIADRLALPVDDLLAILDAAVMLDFATVHEGDVRLTDIGRDFATTTILRSKDLFRHQVLAHAPIVATIAKTLMEKENRTMRGDFFLDLLDEYYPADEAQRQFQTAVEWGRYAELFEYDAEDDRLSGSDTLVSAQVAATTSGS, encoded by the coding sequence GTGAGCACCGAAGCGCTGATCACCGTCGAGGACGTCTTCAAGCGGTTCCCACTGCCGGAAGGCAAGGGCGAGTTCACCGTCCTCGACGCCGTCGACGTCACCGTGCATCGCGGCGAGGTCGTCGCGCTGCTCGGCCGCAGCGGCAGCGGCAAGAGCACGCTGCTCCGTATCATGGCGGGGCTGATCCCGCCCAGCACCGGCGAGGTGCGCAACGGCGCGCAGCCGCTGCGCGGGCCGAATCCCGACGTCGGGATGGTGTTCCAGAGCTTCGCCCTCTTACCGTGGCTGACGGTGATCGAGAACGTCGAGCTCGGGCTCGAAGCGCGCGGCACCGGGCGCACCGAGCGCACCAAGCGCGCGCTGCGGGCGATCGACCTGGTCGGTCTGGACGGTTTCGAGAGCGCGTATCCGCGCGAGCTCTCGGGCGGAATGAAACAGCGCGTCGGCTTCGCGCGCGCGCTGGTGGTGGAGCCGAAGGTGCTGTTCCTCGACGAGCCGTTCAGCGCGCTCGACGTGCTGACGGCCGAGAACCTACGCGGCGAGATCGACGATCTCTGGAACGCGGGGACGTTTCCGGCCCAAGCGATCCTGATCGTTACCCACAACATCGAAGAGGCGGTCTTCCTGGCCGACCGGGTCGTCGTGCTCGGCGCCAACCCCGGGCGCGTGCGCGGCGAGGTGACCGTCGACATCCCGCGGCCGCACAACCGCACCCGCCCGCGCTTCAAGGAGCTGGTCGACCGGCTGTACGAGGTGATGACGAACCCGTCGCTCGACATGACCCGTGCCTGGCAGCCGGCGCAGGCCGAAGAGACGCCCGCGCCGCCGCGTTCGCCGTATGCGCGGCCGCTGCCGCACGTGCGGGTCGGCACGATCAGCGGTCTGCTCGAGCTTCTGGTCGAGGCCGGTGAGGGCGAGCACGAGATCGCGCGCATCGCGGATCGGCTCGCGCTCCCGGTCGACGATCTGCTGGCGATTCTCGACGCGGCGGTGATGCTCGATTTCGCCACCGTGCACGAAGGCGACGTGCGGCTGACCGACATCGGCCGTGACTTCGCGACCACCACCATCCTGCGCTCGAAGGACCTCTTCCGCCACCAGGTGCTCGCCCACGCGCCGATCGTCGCCACCATCGCCAAGACGCTGATGGAAAAAGAGAACCGCACGATGCGCGGCGACTTCTTCCTCGATCTGCTCGACGAGTACTATCCGGCCGACGAAGCACAGCGCCAGTTCCAGACCGCGGTCGAGTGGGGCCGCTACGCGGAGCTGTTCGAGTACGACGCCGAGGACGACCGGCTGTCCGGCTCCGACACGCTCGTCTCCGCCCAGGTCGCCGCGACGACGAGCGGATCGTAG
- the dnaE gene encoding DNA polymerase III subunit alpha: MATSAYAELHCWSNFSFLEGGSHPEELVDAGLQLGLAGLALTDRDGLYGAVRFNRRAAERRLAAICGAELTLETPGAPPVRAGRPARPAKEVPTDSPRLVLLAEDKRGYANLTRLISTAQLRGRKRDARLRLDDLDGHTDGLIALSGGCNGLVEKALLRRDDDAALALGAQLRDLFPGRFHLELQHHMRPEDPALVRALVALGTRLGIPAVATNGVAYVSRDDGFLADVLACVKYGTTLEAAGTLLRPNHEHYLKSPAQMARLFAEFPGAVSATLAIAERCTFRLLRLDGEFPLFPLPATHATPHSYLRALVYDGAARRYGSPLPGAVLDKVEAELKLIAEMDLAGYFLVVWDIVRAAKERNVLAQGRGSAANSIVCYALEITAIDPVEHGMLFERFLSKERGEVPDIDIDFAHQDREAVIQYVYDRYDREHAAMVAEVITYRTRSAIRDVGKALGLTLGQVDAVVREYDARESLSGALGSHDDATPPPLPASVAQRRDFDAGSNAVPSRTPLAPSFHGADLRIDPDGPLRGPVSGPLGALLLTLCRRLDGFPRHVGIHSGGMVITRSPLIDVAPVEWASMRDRTVVQWDKDDLNDLGLIKIDLLGLGMLSLLREAFSLYHRCYPEREQLTLYGIPADDVPTYEMLQRADSIGVFQVESRAQMSMLPRLKPTCFYDLVMQVAIIRPGPIQGGMIHPFLARRKDPSLISYPHPSLKPILEKTWGVPLFQEQGMRIAMETAGLSAGKADELRRAMGHKRSREKMAAIKETLVSGMTANGIPRENGEQLFAMLEGFADYGFPESHAASFALLAYASAFLKCHEPAIFCAAILNVQPMGFYSTEVLVNDARRHGVVVEPIAVNASEWWSHVDARGALRLGYHLVRGFGEMQQVRVERALADGPFADLIDFARRTKLGREAIENLAAAGAFACWHPTRREAMWALRAVDEREARGELGRAMEIENEPHPKLRALSPVETTQLDLRSTGVSPVQPMAHFRAQLDAHGVLPIHRLAAMPKNLVCKVGGMVITRQRPGTAKGFVFLTLEDEFGLINVIVRPDVYERHRRAVRGASCLIVEGTLQKEDGCLDLIMKRCWSFDPATDTVKDVRSRNFQ; encoded by the coding sequence ATGGCTACGTCTGCCTACGCCGAGCTCCACTGCTGGTCGAACTTCAGCTTCCTCGAGGGCGGATCGCACCCCGAGGAGCTGGTCGACGCCGGGCTCCAGCTCGGCCTGGCGGGGCTGGCGCTGACCGACCGGGACGGGCTGTACGGCGCGGTCCGGTTCAACCGGCGCGCGGCGGAGCGGCGGTTGGCCGCGATCTGCGGGGCCGAGCTGACGCTCGAGACACCCGGCGCCCCGCCGGTGCGGGCCGGACGGCCGGCGCGGCCGGCCAAGGAGGTCCCGACCGACAGCCCCCGGCTGGTGCTGCTGGCCGAGGACAAGCGCGGCTACGCGAACCTGACCCGGCTGATCTCGACCGCCCAACTGCGCGGCCGCAAGCGCGACGCACGGCTGCGGCTCGACGATCTCGACGGCCACACCGACGGGCTGATCGCGCTCTCCGGCGGCTGCAACGGGCTCGTCGAGAAGGCGTTGCTGCGCCGCGACGACGATGCGGCGCTGGCGCTCGGCGCGCAGCTGCGCGACCTGTTTCCCGGGCGCTTCCACCTCGAGCTGCAGCATCACATGCGACCGGAAGATCCGGCGCTGGTGCGCGCGCTGGTCGCGCTGGGCACGCGGCTGGGCATCCCGGCGGTGGCGACCAACGGCGTCGCCTACGTCTCGCGCGACGACGGCTTTCTCGCCGACGTGCTCGCGTGCGTCAAATACGGGACGACGCTCGAGGCGGCCGGCACGCTGCTGCGGCCCAACCACGAGCACTACCTCAAGTCGCCGGCCCAGATGGCGCGCCTGTTCGCCGAGTTTCCCGGTGCCGTCAGCGCGACGCTCGCGATCGCCGAACGCTGCACGTTTCGCCTGCTGCGGCTCGACGGCGAGTTTCCGCTCTTCCCGCTTCCGGCCACGCACGCGACGCCGCACTCGTATCTGCGCGCGCTGGTGTACGACGGTGCCGCGCGGCGCTACGGCTCGCCGCTCCCCGGCGCCGTCCTCGACAAGGTCGAGGCCGAGCTCAAGCTGATCGCGGAGATGGACTTGGCCGGCTACTTCCTGGTCGTGTGGGACATCGTGCGCGCGGCCAAGGAGCGCAACGTCCTCGCGCAAGGGCGCGGCTCGGCGGCCAACTCGATCGTCTGCTACGCGCTCGAGATCACCGCCATCGATCCGGTCGAGCACGGGATGCTCTTCGAACGCTTCTTGAGCAAGGAGCGTGGCGAGGTTCCCGACATCGACATCGACTTCGCGCACCAAGACCGCGAAGCGGTGATCCAGTACGTCTACGATCGCTACGACCGCGAGCACGCGGCGATGGTCGCCGAGGTCATCACCTACCGCACGCGCTCGGCGATTCGCGACGTGGGCAAGGCGCTCGGGCTCACGCTCGGGCAAGTCGACGCGGTCGTGCGCGAGTACGATGCGCGTGAGTCGCTCTCCGGCGCCCTCGGCAGCCACGACGACGCCACCCCGCCCCCGCTCCCCGCCTCGGTCGCGCAGCGACGCGACTTCGACGCCGGCTCGAACGCCGTGCCTTCGCGCACGCCGCTCGCGCCGTCGTTCCACGGCGCCGACCTGCGGATCGATCCCGACGGTCCGTTGCGCGGCCCGGTGAGCGGACCGCTGGGCGCGCTGCTGCTCACGCTCTGCCGCCGGCTCGACGGCTTTCCGCGCCACGTCGGGATCCACAGCGGCGGCATGGTCATCACGCGCTCGCCGCTCATCGACGTCGCGCCGGTCGAGTGGGCGTCGATGCGCGATCGCACCGTCGTGCAATGGGACAAGGACGACCTCAACGACCTCGGCCTCATCAAGATCGACCTGCTGGGGCTGGGGATGCTCTCGCTGCTGCGCGAGGCCTTCTCGCTGTACCACCGCTGCTATCCCGAGCGCGAGCAGCTGACGCTGTACGGTATCCCGGCCGACGACGTGCCGACCTACGAGATGCTGCAACGCGCCGATTCGATCGGCGTCTTCCAGGTCGAGTCGCGCGCGCAGATGTCGATGCTGCCGCGGCTGAAGCCGACCTGCTTCTACGATCTGGTCATGCAAGTCGCGATCATCCGGCCCGGCCCGATCCAAGGCGGGATGATCCATCCGTTCCTGGCGCGGCGCAAAGACCCGTCGCTCATCTCGTATCCGCACCCCTCGCTCAAGCCGATCCTCGAAAAGACCTGGGGCGTCCCGCTCTTTCAAGAGCAAGGGATGCGCATCGCGATGGAGACGGCCGGCCTCTCCGCCGGCAAGGCCGACGAGCTGCGGCGGGCGATGGGCCACAAACGCTCGCGCGAGAAGATGGCCGCGATCAAAGAGACGCTGGTGAGCGGGATGACCGCCAACGGCATCCCGCGCGAGAACGGCGAGCAACTCTTCGCGATGCTCGAGGGCTTCGCCGACTACGGCTTCCCCGAGTCGCACGCGGCCTCGTTCGCGCTCTTGGCGTACGCGTCGGCCTTCCTGAAGTGCCACGAGCCGGCGATCTTTTGCGCCGCGATCCTCAACGTTCAGCCGATGGGCTTCTACTCGACCGAAGTGCTGGTCAACGATGCGCGCCGCCACGGCGTCGTCGTCGAGCCGATCGCGGTCAACGCCAGCGAATGGTGGAGCCACGTCGACGCGCGCGGCGCGCTGCGGCTAGGCTACCACCTCGTGCGCGGCTTCGGCGAGATGCAGCAGGTGCGCGTCGAACGCGCGCTGGCCGACGGCCCGTTCGCCGACCTGATCGATTTCGCGCGCCGCACGAAGCTGGGCCGCGAGGCGATCGAGAACCTGGCCGCCGCCGGCGCCTTCGCCTGCTGGCACCCGACGCGGCGCGAGGCGATGTGGGCGCTGCGCGCCGTGGACGAACGCGAAGCGCGCGGCGAGCTGGGCCGCGCGATGGAGATCGAGAACGAACCGCACCCCAAGCTGCGCGCGCTCTCGCCGGTCGAGACGACCCAACTCGATCTGCGTTCCACCGGCGTCAGCCCGGTGCAGCCGATGGCGCACTTCCGCGCGCAGCTCGACGCGCACGGCGTGCTGCCGATCCACCGGCTCGCCGCGATGCCCAAGAACCTGGTCTGCAAGGTCGGCGGAATGGTCATCACGCGCCAGCGCCCCGGCACCGCCAAGGGCTTCGTCTTCCTGACCCTCGAGGACGAGTTCGGCCTGATCAACGTGATCGTGCGACCCGACGTCTACGAGCGCCACCGCCGCGCCGTCCGCGGCGCCAGCTGTCTGATCGTCGAGGGCACGCTGCAAAAGGAGGACGGCTGCCTGGACCTGATCATGAAACGCTGCTGGTCCTTCGATCCCGCCACCGACACCGTGAAGGACGTCCGCTCCCGCAACTTCCAGTAA
- a CDS encoding purine nucleoside permease, producing the protein MWPFVRIVLASLVVLCGAVAVRAADAPVRPAVLVVATFEFGDPRDAGSRGEARAWVARDHLTHTIVVPGLIRPLYCDAGGTECLLITGIGKTNAAASMVVAGASSALDLRRSYVVLAGIAGTSPWQASLGSAAWARYVVDGDVSNEIDPREPGAPLGYARSRFGCDGVAWCAKPWRTNTEVFAIDPRLARWAYAISRRAVLADAPSIRAYRKHYAYATYGARPPAVDACDVVGGDVYFAGAISSQLATWWMRQWTAGRGRYCMTSMEDSGFMTGVARLVAMGRLAPAHALDLRAASDYDQQYPGSTAQAALASIDHTGGFALALDNAYRAGEPVIRALRAGTAPP; encoded by the coding sequence ATGTGGCCGTTCGTTCGCATCGTCCTGGCGTCGCTGGTCGTACTCTGCGGTGCGGTTGCCGTACGCGCGGCGGATGCGCCGGTACGTCCGGCGGTGCTCGTCGTCGCGACCTTCGAGTTCGGCGATCCACGCGATGCCGGCAGCCGCGGCGAAGCGCGAGCGTGGGTCGCGCGCGATCACCTCACCCACACGATCGTGGTGCCGGGGCTGATCCGGCCGCTGTATTGCGATGCGGGCGGAACGGAGTGTCTGCTCATCACCGGGATCGGCAAGACCAACGCGGCCGCGTCGATGGTCGTCGCCGGCGCCTCGTCCGCGCTCGACCTGCGCCGCAGCTACGTCGTCTTGGCGGGGATCGCCGGGACGTCGCCCTGGCAGGCGAGTCTCGGCTCGGCCGCGTGGGCGCGCTACGTCGTCGACGGCGACGTCTCGAACGAGATCGACCCGCGCGAGCCGGGTGCGCCGCTCGGCTATGCGCGCTCGCGCTTCGGTTGCGACGGCGTGGCCTGGTGCGCGAAGCCGTGGCGCACGAACACCGAAGTGTTCGCGATCGATCCGCGGCTCGCGCGCTGGGCTTATGCGATCTCGCGCCGGGCCGTCCTCGCCGACGCGCCGTCGATCCGCGCATATCGGAAACATTACGCGTACGCGACGTACGGTGCACGGCCGCCGGCCGTCGACGCGTGCGACGTGGTCGGCGGCGACGTGTACTTCGCCGGCGCGATCAGCTCGCAGTTGGCGACCTGGTGGATGCGGCAGTGGACCGCCGGCCGCGGCCGCTACTGCATGACCTCGATGGAGGACAGCGGCTTCATGACCGGCGTCGCGCGGCTGGTCGCGATGGGACGGCTCGCGCCGGCGCACGCGCTCGACCTGCGCGCGGCATCCGACTACGACCAGCAGTATCCCGGCAGCACCGCGCAGGCGGCGCTGGCGTCGATCGACCACACCGGCGGCTTCGCGCTCGCCCTCGACAACGCGTACCGCGCCGGCGAGCCCGTCATACGTGCCCTGCGCGCCGGCACTGCTCCGCCCTGA
- a CDS encoding L-serine ammonia-lyase: protein MVSLFDLFKIGLGPSSSHTVGPMRAAAIFAERLAAGTHLEATARIVVDLYGSLALTGLGHGTDRAVLLGLEGLRPDTTDPAEAEARVAAIRTERTMRLNGTHTLSFDDAHDVRWHPRETMPRHANALRFAAYDADERVLDAETYYSVGGGFVETDAGEATATTVHAAVPYPYASASELLAICERENLPIWDVVLANESALREQSAIRAYVTRVWIAMQTCIERGLVTEGILPGGLNVRRRAPRLNRKLLAGSDDPLARLDEVNVVAMAVNEENAAGGRVVTAPTNGAAGIIPAVAHHLTNHLQPPPDALFRYFLTATAIGGLYKRNASISGAEVGCQGEVGVACSMAAGALVAALGGTNAQIEYAAEIGMEHSLGMTCDPIGGLVQIPCIERNAVGAVRAIHAARMAMSEDDEEHRVSLDNVIDVMYRTGLDMQTKYKETSLGGLAVGVIEC from the coding sequence GTGGTCAGCCTGTTCGATCTGTTCAAAATCGGTTTGGGTCCCTCGAGCTCGCACACCGTCGGCCCGATGCGAGCGGCGGCGATCTTCGCCGAGCGGCTCGCGGCGGGCACACACCTCGAAGCAACCGCGCGCATCGTCGTCGACCTGTACGGCTCGCTGGCACTGACGGGGCTCGGCCACGGCACCGATCGCGCGGTCTTGCTGGGGCTGGAAGGGTTGCGGCCCGATACGACCGATCCGGCCGAGGCCGAGGCGCGCGTCGCCGCGATTCGCACCGAGCGGACGATGCGGCTGAACGGCACGCACACGCTGTCGTTCGACGACGCGCACGACGTGCGTTGGCACCCGCGCGAGACGATGCCGCGCCACGCCAACGCACTGCGTTTCGCCGCCTACGACGCCGACGAGCGCGTGCTCGACGCCGAGACGTACTATTCGGTCGGCGGCGGCTTCGTCGAGACCGATGCCGGCGAGGCGACCGCGACGACCGTGCACGCCGCCGTGCCGTACCCGTACGCGTCGGCGTCGGAGCTGCTGGCGATCTGCGAGCGCGAGAACCTGCCGATCTGGGACGTCGTGCTGGCCAACGAGAGCGCGCTGCGCGAGCAGTCGGCGATCCGTGCCTACGTCACCCGGGTGTGGATCGCGATGCAGACCTGCATCGAGCGCGGCCTGGTGACCGAAGGCATCTTGCCGGGCGGCCTCAACGTGCGGCGGCGCGCGCCGCGCCTCAACCGCAAGCTGCTCGCCGGCAGCGACGATCCGTTGGCGCGCCTGGACGAGGTCAACGTCGTCGCGATGGCGGTCAACGAGGAGAACGCCGCCGGTGGCCGCGTGGTGACCGCGCCGACCAACGGTGCGGCCGGCATCATCCCGGCCGTCGCGCATCATCTGACGAATCACCTGCAGCCGCCGCCCGACGCGCTGTTCCGCTACTTCCTGACCGCGACCGCGATCGGCGGGCTCTACAAGCGCAACGCGTCGATCTCCGGGGCCGAAGTCGGCTGTCAGGGCGAAGTCGGCGTGGCCTGTTCGATGGCGGCCGGTGCACTCGTCGCGGCGCTCGGTGGAACGAACGCGCAGATCGAGTACGCCGCCGAGATCGGGATGGAACACAGCCTCGGGATGACGTGCGATCCGATCGGCGGCTTGGTGCAGATCCCGTGCATCGAGCGCAACGCCGTCGGCGCGGTGCGCGCCATCCACGCCGCGCGCATGGCGATGAGCGAAGACGACGAAGAGCACCGCGTCTCGCTCGACAACGTCATCGACGTCATGTACCGCACCGGCCTGGACATGCAGACCAAGTACAAGGAGACCTCGCTTGGGGGCCTGGCCGTCGGCGTGATCGAGTGCTGA
- a CDS encoding class II aldolase/adducin family protein yields the protein MNRPGFLAGLAAVGVAGAAPAGAADSYAQSVDDLVAANRILAQLNVVDGFGHVSVRDPRDPSHYLLARSMAPALVTAADIQLYDLRSVPLDPNARPSYLERFIHGAIYAARPDVVSVVHSHTESVIPFADTGVTLRPMFHMASFLGGGAPIFDIRSAGGDGTDMLISNQTLGDALARTLGSADVALMRGHGMVAVGTSIPEAVFRAYYTGEDARLEAEALRLGTPTYLSPAEAAHATRTNTALVGRAWALWKRAAMGS from the coding sequence ATGAATCGACCGGGTTTCTTGGCCGGCCTCGCCGCCGTCGGCGTCGCGGGGGCAGCGCCCGCCGGCGCGGCCGACAGCTACGCCCAGAGCGTCGACGATCTGGTCGCGGCCAACCGCATCTTGGCGCAATTGAACGTCGTCGACGGCTTCGGTCACGTCAGCGTGCGCGATCCGCGCGATCCTTCGCACTATTTGCTCGCGCGCAGCATGGCGCCGGCGCTGGTGACGGCGGCCGACATCCAGCTCTACGACCTGCGCAGCGTCCCGCTCGACCCGAACGCGCGGCCGAGCTACCTCGAGCGCTTCATCCACGGCGCGATCTACGCCGCGCGGCCCGACGTCGTCTCGGTCGTGCACAGTCACACCGAGTCGGTGATTCCGTTCGCCGACACCGGCGTCACGCTGCGCCCGATGTTCCACATGGCTTCGTTCTTGGGCGGTGGCGCGCCGATCTTCGACATCCGCAGCGCCGGCGGCGACGGCACCGACATGCTGATCTCAAACCAGACGTTGGGCGACGCGCTGGCGCGCACGCTGGGGAGCGCCGACGTCGCGCTGATGCGCGGCCACGGCATGGTCGCGGTCGGGACGTCGATCCCCGAAGCGGTGTTCCGCGCCTATTACACCGGCGAGGACGCGCGGCTCGAAGCCGAAGCGTTGCGCTTGGGGACGCCGACCTATCTCTCGCCGGCCGAAGCGGCGCACGCGACGCGCACCAACACCGCGCTGGTCGGTCGCGCTTGGGCGCTCTGGAAGCGCGCCGCGATGGGGTCGTAG
- a CDS encoding dienelactone hydrolase family protein gives MRDDLTDPINSTSADVSRRGFATFATGAAFWVANAGAAAAQTADFGKPHPPIVAPDDPAIRQADQQITPPVGGPIPAYVAHPRALTRTTPGVVVIQQIWGVDTQLRDVVRRLAKAGYVAIAPALFGRLNPPDGSGATDYTQFAAIAQKMNAQGFVETDVLAARDDIAQLIPGGKIGIMGFCMGGSITLKEIIGRTNFAAASMFYGSVRPGTASDAPTTASTFDFTKNVTTPLMGSFGARDTSIKPADVTAMFARLNVPHDLKIYDEAGHAFFDDTRERYVATAAADAWTRLLAWFQRYLSA, from the coding sequence ATGCGCGACGATCTGACCGATCCGATCAACTCGACCTCCGCGGACGTCTCGCGGCGCGGCTTCGCGACGTTCGCCACCGGCGCGGCGTTCTGGGTCGCCAACGCCGGCGCCGCCGCCGCGCAGACCGCCGACTTCGGCAAGCCGCACCCGCCGATCGTCGCCCCCGACGATCCGGCGATCCGCCAAGCGGACCAACAGATCACGCCGCCGGTCGGCGGACCGATCCCCGCCTACGTCGCGCACCCGCGCGCGCTCACGCGCACGACGCCCGGCGTCGTCGTCATCCAGCAGATCTGGGGCGTCGACACGCAGCTGCGCGACGTCGTGCGCCGCCTCGCCAAGGCGGGCTACGTCGCGATCGCGCCGGCGCTGTTCGGCCGCTTGAACCCGCCCGACGGCAGCGGGGCGACCGACTACACGCAGTTCGCCGCGATCGCGCAGAAGATGAACGCGCAGGGCTTCGTCGAGACCGACGTGCTGGCCGCGCGCGACGACATCGCGCAGCTGATACCCGGCGGCAAGATCGGGATCATGGGCTTCTGCATGGGCGGCAGCATCACGCTCAAAGAGATCATCGGCCGCACCAACTTCGCCGCCGCGTCGATGTTCTACGGCAGCGTGCGGCCGGGCACCGCGTCCGACGCGCCGACGACCGCGAGCACGTTCGACTTCACCAAGAACGTCACGACGCCGCTGATGGGCAGCTTCGGCGCGCGCGACACGTCGATCAAACCCGCCGACGTCACCGCGATGTTCGCGCGCCTGAACGTGCCGCACGACCTGAAGATTTACGACGAGGCCGGCCACGCGTTCTTCGACGACACGCGCGAACGCTACGTCGCGACGGCGGCGGCCGACGCCTGGACGCGCCTGTTGGCCTGGTTCCAACGGTACCTGAGCGCGTGA
- a CDS encoding haloacid dehalogenase type II: protein MNAAALDALVFDVFGTLVDWRGSLIADLCAFGAEHDVDADWPALVDAWRGEYVPSMDAVRNGRLPWMPLDTLHRRSLDALCERFRIPLDEDARAWCVQRWHHLRPWSDTVAGLTRLRTGFILGTLSNGNVRLLLDLAKSAPLPMDTIFSAELFRHYKPDRETYLGAVELLATTPERVMLVAAHNSDLLAAKSYGLRTAFVHRPDEYGPVRPGDKTAADGVDLSVRDLGELADRLGV, encoded by the coding sequence GTGAACGCCGCCGCGCTCGACGCGCTGGTCTTCGACGTCTTCGGCACGCTGGTCGATTGGCGCGGCAGCCTGATCGCCGACCTGTGCGCGTTCGGTGCCGAGCACGACGTCGATGCGGACTGGCCGGCGCTTGTCGACGCCTGGCGCGGCGAGTACGTGCCGTCGATGGACGCCGTGCGCAACGGTCGGCTGCCGTGGATGCCGCTGGACACGCTGCACCGCCGCTCGCTCGACGCGCTGTGCGAGCGCTTCCGCATCCCGCTCGACGAGGACGCGCGCGCGTGGTGCGTGCAGCGCTGGCATCACTTGCGGCCGTGGTCCGACACGGTCGCGGGCCTGACGCGCTTGCGAACCGGCTTCATCCTCGGCACGCTCTCGAACGGCAACGTGCGGCTGCTGCTCGATCTCGCCAAGAGCGCACCGCTGCCGATGGACACGATCTTCTCGGCCGAGCTGTTTCGCCACTACAAGCCCGATCGCGAAACGTACCTGGGCGCGGTCGAGCTGCTGGCCACGACGCCGGAGCGCGTCATGCTGGTCGCCGCGCACAACAGCGACCTGCTCGCCGCCAAGTCGTACGGTTTGCGCACCGCGTTCGTGCACCGGCCCGACGAGTACGGTCCGGTGCGGCCGGGCGACAAGACGGCCGCCGACGGCGTCGATCTGAGCGTGCGCGACCTGGGCGAGCTGGCCGACCGGCTGGGCGTCTGA